One part of the Vitis riparia cultivar Riparia Gloire de Montpellier isolate 1030 chromosome 15, EGFV_Vit.rip_1.0, whole genome shotgun sequence genome encodes these proteins:
- the LOC117932671 gene encoding uncharacterized protein LOC117932671 isoform X2, with translation MCEYIATKREELVGLRNIAGETPLFLAALHGKKEAFLYLHSKCGPAGTHNHYTRRDDGQTILHVAISGEYFGLHVDELTNEPVPISSSMPTFKGKEKPEKHPEKYKTCINFFQPLLKMLKNMIKRPENLPTSRKHMETNKANMEEDLKQRRGDTAQNQGKRSCDMKLMIRKFISRSAMLFIRGLVRLFGSRELKKMRAKKEKNVWSLEIMKLLLQKSSSHTYDSSGGCNPGPFSMPNKSPLLTYHTSTARHPQPFSIPMEKDQMDCFSNPDSTNQRRETPILLAAKNGITEMVMGILKLSPTAILDRDSANKNIVHLAVENRRTKLYEKLAKKISIYEGAFRAVDNRGNSVLHLAATLGDHRSFPFATLQMQWEIKWYKYVKDSVPRDFFISRNNENRTAKEMFRKSHEVLVKEGGKWLISTSNSCSVVATVVTTVAFATTATIPGGMKEDSSTPNLEHDPGFIVFAISSLIALSFSITSVSAFLAILTPRHSPKDFERKLPKKLLYALTFLFISLAAMLVSFCAGHFFLVRDDLHRKAFLVYGVVCLPVAYFAMKQFPFYIDLVLDTFRTVPRHMPS, from the exons ATGTGCGAGTACATTGCTACAAAGCGTGAAGAACTGGTAGGCCTTCGTAACATTGCAGGGGAAACGCCTCTCTTCTTGGCTGCTCTCCATGGTAAAAAAGAGGCTTTCCTTTACCTCCATAGTAAATGCGGCCCTGCAGGCACACACAATCACTACACTCGAAGGGATGATGGCCAAACCATTCTTCATGTTGCCATCTCTGGAGAGTACTTTG GTTTACATGTGGACGAACTCACGAATGAACCAGTCCCTATCAGCAGTTCCATGCCAACTTTCAAAGGAAAAGAGAAGCCTGAGAAACATCCAGAGAAGTACAAGACGtgtatcaatttttttcaaccaTTGCTGAAAATGCTGAAGAATATGATTAAAAGACCAG AGAATTTGCCAACATCTAGGAAGCATATGGAGACAAATAAGGCTAATATGGAGGAGGACCTCAAACAAAGAAGAGGTGATACTGCTCAGAATCAAG GGAAAAGATCATGTGATATGAAGCTGATGATCCGCAAATTTATATCTAGATCGGCAATGTTGTTCATTAGAGGATTAG TGCGGTTGTTCGGATCAAGAGAGCTAAAGAAGATGCGagcaaagaaggaaaagaacgTATGGTCTTTAGAGATCATGAAACTGCTGCTACAAAAATCTTCTTCTCATACGTATGATAGTTCTGGCGGATGTAATCCAGGGCCATTCTCAATGCCTAATAAATCTCCTCTGCTTACCTACCATACTTCTACCGCACGTCATCCCCAGCCATTCTCAATACCGATGGAAAAAGATCAAATGGATTGTTTTTCTAATCCGGACAGCACGAATCAAA GAAGGGAGACACCAATACTACTTGCAGCAAAAAATGGTATAACCGAAATGGTTATGGGAATCCTAAAGTTATCCCCCACTGCCATTCTGGACAGGGATTCTGCGAACAAGAATATAGTGCATTTGGCAGTTGAAAATAGGCGAACCAAACTGTACGAGAAATTAGCCAAGAAGATCAGTATCTACGAAGGTGCATTTCGTGCTGTTGACAATAGAGGGAACAGTGTGTTGCATCTTGCTGCAACTTTAGGTGATCATCGGAGTTTTCCATTTGCAACACTGCAAATGCAGTGGGAAATCAAGTGGTACAAG TACGTGAAGGATTCTGTACCACGAGATTTCTTTATCAGTCGCAACAATGAAAACAGGACAGCAAAGGAGATGTTCAGAAAGTCACACGAAGTATTGGTAAAAGAAGGAGGCAAATGGCTAATCAGCACCTCCAATTCATGCTCTGTTGTGGCAACAGTTGTGACAACCGTGGCCTTTGCCACAACAGCTACCATACCGGGCGGGATGAAGGAAGACAGCAGCACACCAAACCTCGAGCATGATCCGGGTTTCATTGTCTTTGCCATTTCATCTCTAATTGCTCTCTCATTTTCTATCACCTCTGTGAGCGCATTTCTGGCCATTCTTACCCCAAGACACAGCCCAAAGGATTTTGAAAGAAAGTTGCCGAAAAAGCTCTTGTACGCCCTAACATTTCTTTTTATATCGTTAGCGGCCATGTTGGTTAGTTTCTGTGCAGGCCACTTCTTTCTGGTGAGGGATGACTTGCACCGTAAAGCATTTCTGGTGTATGGAGTAGTATGTCTGCCAGTAGCATATTTTGCTATGAAGCAGTTTCCCTTCTACATCGATCTTGTACTTGATACCTTTAGGACGGTGCCGCGACATATGCCTAGCTAG
- the LOC117932671 gene encoding uncharacterized protein LOC117932671 isoform X1: MCEYIATKREELVGLRNIAGETPLFLAALHGKKEAFLYLHSKCGPAGTHNHYTRRDDGQTILHVAISGEYFDVAYHIICKYDHLIYCVDENGYTPLHVLASKPAVFKTSLHLAQFSRFIYNCLHVDELTNEPVPISSSMPTFKGKEKPEKHPEKYKTCINFFQPLLKMLKNMIKRPENLPTSRKHMETNKANMEEDLKQRRGDTAQNQGKRSCDMKLMIRKFISRSAMLFIRGLVRLFGSRELKKMRAKKEKNVWSLEIMKLLLQKSSSHTYDSSGGCNPGPFSMPNKSPLLTYHTSTARHPQPFSIPMEKDQMDCFSNPDSTNQRRETPILLAAKNGITEMVMGILKLSPTAILDRDSANKNIVHLAVENRRTKLYEKLAKKISIYEGAFRAVDNRGNSVLHLAATLGDHRSFPFATLQMQWEIKWYKYVKDSVPRDFFISRNNENRTAKEMFRKSHEVLVKEGGKWLISTSNSCSVVATVVTTVAFATTATIPGGMKEDSSTPNLEHDPGFIVFAISSLIALSFSITSVSAFLAILTPRHSPKDFERKLPKKLLYALTFLFISLAAMLVSFCAGHFFLVRDDLHRKAFLVYGVVCLPVAYFAMKQFPFYIDLVLDTFRTVPRHMPS; this comes from the exons ATGTGCGAGTACATTGCTACAAAGCGTGAAGAACTGGTAGGCCTTCGTAACATTGCAGGGGAAACGCCTCTCTTCTTGGCTGCTCTCCATGGTAAAAAAGAGGCTTTCCTTTACCTCCATAGTAAATGCGGCCCTGCAGGCACACACAATCACTACACTCGAAGGGATGATGGCCAAACCATTCTTCATGTTGCCATCTCTGGAGAGTACTTTG ATGTGGCATATCATATCATTTGTAAGTATGACCATCTTATCTATTGTGTCGACGAGAATGGCTACACTCCGCTCCATGTCCTGGCCAGTAAACCAGCTGTATTCAAAACTAGTCTTCACCTGGCCCAATTCAGcagatttatttataatt GTTTACATGTGGACGAACTCACGAATGAACCAGTCCCTATCAGCAGTTCCATGCCAACTTTCAAAGGAAAAGAGAAGCCTGAGAAACATCCAGAGAAGTACAAGACGtgtatcaatttttttcaaccaTTGCTGAAAATGCTGAAGAATATGATTAAAAGACCAG AGAATTTGCCAACATCTAGGAAGCATATGGAGACAAATAAGGCTAATATGGAGGAGGACCTCAAACAAAGAAGAGGTGATACTGCTCAGAATCAAG GGAAAAGATCATGTGATATGAAGCTGATGATCCGCAAATTTATATCTAGATCGGCAATGTTGTTCATTAGAGGATTAG TGCGGTTGTTCGGATCAAGAGAGCTAAAGAAGATGCGagcaaagaaggaaaagaacgTATGGTCTTTAGAGATCATGAAACTGCTGCTACAAAAATCTTCTTCTCATACGTATGATAGTTCTGGCGGATGTAATCCAGGGCCATTCTCAATGCCTAATAAATCTCCTCTGCTTACCTACCATACTTCTACCGCACGTCATCCCCAGCCATTCTCAATACCGATGGAAAAAGATCAAATGGATTGTTTTTCTAATCCGGACAGCACGAATCAAA GAAGGGAGACACCAATACTACTTGCAGCAAAAAATGGTATAACCGAAATGGTTATGGGAATCCTAAAGTTATCCCCCACTGCCATTCTGGACAGGGATTCTGCGAACAAGAATATAGTGCATTTGGCAGTTGAAAATAGGCGAACCAAACTGTACGAGAAATTAGCCAAGAAGATCAGTATCTACGAAGGTGCATTTCGTGCTGTTGACAATAGAGGGAACAGTGTGTTGCATCTTGCTGCAACTTTAGGTGATCATCGGAGTTTTCCATTTGCAACACTGCAAATGCAGTGGGAAATCAAGTGGTACAAG TACGTGAAGGATTCTGTACCACGAGATTTCTTTATCAGTCGCAACAATGAAAACAGGACAGCAAAGGAGATGTTCAGAAAGTCACACGAAGTATTGGTAAAAGAAGGAGGCAAATGGCTAATCAGCACCTCCAATTCATGCTCTGTTGTGGCAACAGTTGTGACAACCGTGGCCTTTGCCACAACAGCTACCATACCGGGCGGGATGAAGGAAGACAGCAGCACACCAAACCTCGAGCATGATCCGGGTTTCATTGTCTTTGCCATTTCATCTCTAATTGCTCTCTCATTTTCTATCACCTCTGTGAGCGCATTTCTGGCCATTCTTACCCCAAGACACAGCCCAAAGGATTTTGAAAGAAAGTTGCCGAAAAAGCTCTTGTACGCCCTAACATTTCTTTTTATATCGTTAGCGGCCATGTTGGTTAGTTTCTGTGCAGGCCACTTCTTTCTGGTGAGGGATGACTTGCACCGTAAAGCATTTCTGGTGTATGGAGTAGTATGTCTGCCAGTAGCATATTTTGCTATGAAGCAGTTTCCCTTCTACATCGATCTTGTACTTGATACCTTTAGGACGGTGCCGCGACATATGCCTAGCTAG